The genome window AAGCGAAGATCGGTCTTGAAGTCCTGGGCGATCTCTCTTACCAGGCGCTGGAAGGGGAGCTTCCGGATCAGCAGCTCGGTGGACTTCTGGTAGCGGCGGATCTCACGGAGAGCCACTGTACCTGGACGGTAGCGGTGAGGCTTCTTCACCCCACCAGTGGCGGGAGCGCTCTTCCTGGCGGCCTTAGTAGCCAGCTGCTTGCGGGGAGCTTTCCCTCCGGTGGATTTACGAGCGGTCTGCTTTGTCCTGGCCATGATTCTCTGTACACGTACACAGCGGAGAAGTGATGAGAAGAGAGGAAAGAGCGGAACATTTATACTCCTGGTCTCATCCCCATTGGCTCATGTAAACCCCACCCCTGCATCCCATTGGCTGATTCTTACAACCAATGAGCCCGCCAAAATACATGTGACGTCAACAATTGATCTTTGTTAGAAAGAGGCAGGACCCATCCTCGCCCTATTCTGCCCTTCCCTGCGGATTGTCGTAACTCCCGATAATAGCGCCCTCCCCCGTGTCCCCTCAGACATGATGCGGTACCGCATTTCGGGTGTTCACACTGATTGCCTGCCGCTCCCCTATATTCAGACTCTATTCGGGACTGCATGACTTTATATAGTAATAAAACTAAGCAGCAAACTAACCCTCAGGATGGGGGAAATAATATGTGCACAACCTATTACCCAAAGGGTTACATTTATCCCCCAATGTCTGGCAAGTCAATAATTTCCATAATCCCGTTTATCCTTAGGGCGTCTATCACAGCAGTGTAAATCCTTATAGTTTATACATAGGATCTACAATGTGTTACAATAGTGACACCTGGTGGAGAGATTTATAATCTTTTTGTTGCCGATTTGTAACAATATTTATACTTCCCCCAAGCGCTGACCCTACAAGTGTTACAGCGGCAGAAAGATACAATGGTTGGTTACAGATCAGACTCAGCTGAGTGTTCATAAGGGGATCTAGAATTAGTAAAGGCAGATGTATTGGGattgataaaatataataaagtgatgataatatagaagggatttatatcACTGTATTATATCCTTTATGTATCCCGGGGGTGACACGGGCATTGATCGTACAGCTCTGTCTGGAGGAGGTGGTGGCTCTGAAAAGAGCCTTTGTGGGATAAGTACAGGACGAGTCTCCCGATTATTTCTTAGCCGCGCTCTTCTTGGCTTTAGTCACCTTCTTAGCCGGGCTCTTGGCAGCTTTGGGTTTGGCCGCCTTCTTAGCCGGGCTCTTGGCCACCTTCTTAGGAGCAGCCTTCGGCTTCTTGGGGCTCTTGGCCGCTGCAGGCTTCTTGGCTTTCTTCGGGCTCTTGGCCGCTGCAGGCTTCTTGGCTTTCTTCGGGCTCTTGGCCGCGCTCGGAGCCTTCTTTGGCTTCCTAGGGGATTTGGTCGCTTTCTTAGCTGCTGCAGGTCTCTTGGCCGCAGCCGCCGGCTTCTTCTTGGCCGCCTTGTCCTTAGTCTCCTGCTGGTTCTTGTTGATCTTGAAGGATCCGGAGGCGCCGCTGCCTTTCACCTGGAGCAGGGTTCCCTTGGTCACCAGCCCCTTGATGGCCAGCTTCAGGCGGCTGTTGTTCTTGTCTACATCGTATCCTCCGGCAGCCAGAGCCTTCTTCAGGGCGGCCAGAGACACCCCACTGCGCTCCTTAGAGGCGGACACGGCTTTAACGAGCAGCTCGGACACGCTGGGACCGGAGGGTTTGTGACTTTTCTTGGCGGCCCCTGCGGCTGATTTCTTCGGCTGCTTCTTGGATTTTGCGGCCGGTTCGGCGGGAGGAGCAGCGGCTGGTGCGGTTTCTGCCATCTTAGAAATCAAAACTACAGAAATATCGTGAACGATAAATG of Hyla sarda isolate aHylSar1 unplaced genomic scaffold, aHylSar1.hap1 scaffold_1253, whole genome shotgun sequence contains these proteins:
- the LOC130303985 gene encoding histone H1B-like, with protein sequence MAETAPAAAPPAEPAAKSKKQPKKSAAGAAKKSHKPSGPSVSELLVKAVSASKERSGVSLAALKKALAAGGYDVDKNNSRLKLAIKGLVTKGTLLQVKGSGASGSFKINKNQQETKDKAAKKKPAAAAKRPAAAKKATKSPRKPKKAPSAAKSPKKAKKPAAAKSPKKAKKPAAAKSPKKPKAAPKKVAKSPAKKAAKPKAAKSPAKKVTKAKKSAAKK